From Brienomyrus brachyistius isolate T26 chromosome 18, BBRACH_0.4, whole genome shotgun sequence, one genomic window encodes:
- the birc2 gene encoding baculoviral IAP repeat-containing protein 2, which yields MDVPFSSSTMEILQNSSFLRTLCSNSGPADLLYDNTSELFRISTFAKFPATVAVTERSLARAGFYYTGVGDRVQCFRCNVTVENWQAGECPTERHRQISPTCTFIQSLPSTSSLLSSSHSAFSPLRHLTALQVSASVTTPAATYPGQTDEQVGFLGFPTSPLSSRGLEDASHQRPAACHNAGMCREQERLDSFQNWSYTAVTPADLAKAGFYYMGQADCVACFCCGGQLSNWEPGDRAVLEHQRHYPNCRFVRGERTENVPITVGGLVNVSNPVMQQCEERLLTFVNWPSRIPVRPDQLAKAGFYYVGRNDDVKCFCCDGGLRCWESGDDPWVEHAKWFPRCEYLLQEKGQEFVHQIQARFPRLFEQLLTNGDSSREFVDPPVVHLGPGEERSEDAVMMNTPVVMSALEMGFERSLVKQTVQSKILTSGENYKTVQELVSDLLSAEDEKREEEKERFAEEMASDGFTFLKKHHIALTQRLKSVQSLMDHLLEQSVILQREYDTIASCTSVKQQTSQLIDLVLSKGNAAAEVFRNWIKKNDVYLLRELMAQSNEAASPSQDLSDLPMEEQLRRLQEERTCKVCMDKEVNIVFIPCGHLVVCKECAPSLRKCPICRGLVKGTVRTFLS from the exons ATGGACGTCCCTTTTTCTTCTTCCACGATGGAAATTTTGCAAAACAGCAGTTTTTTAAGGACATTGTGCAGCAACAGTGGACCGGCAGATTTGCTGTATGACAACACCTCTGAACTATTCCGAATCTCCACGTTTGCGAAATTCCCAGCCACTGTGGCTGTGACGGAGAGGAGTCTTGCGCGTGCTGGGTTTTATTACACGGGTGTCGGGGACCGCGTTCAGTGCTTTCGCTGTAATGTGACGGTGGAGAACTGGCAAGCAGGAGAGTGCCCAACGGAGAGACACAGGCAGATTTCCCCAACCTGTACATTCATCCAGAGCCTGCCATCTACTTCCAGCCTCTTGTCATCTTCCCACTCTGCATTTTCCCCCCTGCGACACTTAACAGCTTTGCAGGTGTCTGCCTCTGTGACCACCCCCGCAGCCACATACCCAGGCCAGACGGACGAACAGGTCGGATTCCTAGGCTTCCCAACAAGTCCTTTAAGCTCCCGTGGCTTGGAAGACGCGTCACATCAACGTCCAGCTGCCTGTCACAATGCAGGAATGTGCCGCGAACAGGAACGTCTGGACTCTTTCCAGAACTGGTCTTATACGGCCGTTACCCCAGCTGATCTGGCTAAAGCTGGCTTTTACTACATGGGTCAGGCTGATTGCGTGGCTTGCTTTTGTTGCGGAGGGCAGCTCAGCAACTGGGAGCCGGGCGACCGGGCAGTGCTGGAGCATCAGAGGCACTACCCCAACTGCAGATTCGTAAGGGGAGAAAGAACAGAAAATGTGCCAATCACTGTCGGTGGACTGGTCAACGTTTCTAATCCAGTGATGCAGCAGTGTGAGGAAAGATTATTAACATTCGTTAATTGGCCTTCTAGAATACCAGTGCGACCTGACCAGTTAGCCAAGGCTGGTTTTTATTACGTAG GTCGTAATGACGATGTGAAGTGTTTTTGCTGTGATGGCGGACTTAGATGCTGGGAATCGGGTGACGATCCCTGGGTGGAACATGCCAAGTGGTTTCCAAG GTGCGAGTATCTTCTGCAGGAGAAGGGCCAAGAATTTGTTCATCAAATTCAAGCTCGATTTCCACGGTTGTTTGAGCAG CTCTTGACCAATGGTGATAGTTCACGAGAGTTTGTTGATCCCCCAG TGGTTCATCTTGGCCCAGGAGAAGAACGGTCAGAAGATGCAGTGATGATGAACACGCCTGTGGTGATGTCCGCCTTGGAGATGGGGTTTGAGCGAAGTCTGGTTAAACAAACTGTACAGAGTAAGATTCTTACTAGCGGGGAGAACTACAAGACGGTTCAAGAGCTGGTGTCAGACCTACTGAGTGCTGAAGATGaaaagagagaggaggagaaggagaggttTGCAGAGGAAATGGCCTCAG ATGGCTTCACTTTTTTGAAAAAACACCACATCGCCCTTACTCAGCGTTTGAAGAGCGTTCAAAGCTTGATGGACCACCTTCTGGAGCAGTCTGTCATCCTCCAGAGGGAATACGACACCATTGCCAGTTGCACGTCAGTCAAACAACAGACCAGTCAGTTAATTGACTTGGTGCTGTCCAAAGGCAATGCGGCAGCTGAAGTGTTCCGAAACTGGATCAAAAAGAACGACGTATACCTCTTAAGAGAACTAATGG CCCAGTCAAATGAAGCTGCATCACCGAGTCAAGATCTTTCAG ATTTGCCTATGGAGGAACAGTTAAGACGACTGCAAGAGGAGCGTACTTGTAAAGTGTGCATGGACAAGGAGGTCAACATTGTCTTCATCCCCTGTGGACATCTGGTGGTGTGCAAAGAATGTGCGCCATCGTTACGCAAGTGCCCCATTTGCAGAGGGCTCGTTAAGGGCACTGTTAGAACCTTCCTTTCCTAA
- the cfap300 gene encoding cilia- and flagella-associated protein 300 → MAVREQALKQQFTFSLLPSKVFAFTQDRHTTEFFMKWSMLGRISAQTFKFDQLFHPYRRHDFVSDFFRDPNVISNLKVIGPLGLWEPFEKDIASLNVEIIPCTKVSMDIFDPLYNSGILHPNGHIVKCFHEHYTNFDELKKMLLIEDSENYGIISLENRVEFLFRLFKHICLGGELCQHEDVISPYIETTRLIYKDLISVRKDPDTKEITVVSTVLKVTACDHFGLCYPSRSGEEQNFAYLIVDPLKRHVHVLYHSFGVGLFNT, encoded by the exons ATGGCCGTGAGAGAGCAAGCGCTGAAACAGCAGTTTACCTTCAGTCTGCTTCCTTCCAAAGTCTTTGCTTTCACTCAGGACAGACATACCACGGAGTTCTTCATGAAATG GTCTATGCTGGGGAGAATCTCTGCGCAAACGTTTAAGTTTGACCAGTTGTTTCATCCTTACAGGAGACATGATTTTGTATCA GATTTCTTCAGAGATCCCAATGTTATCTCCAACTTGAAGGTGATTGGTCCTTTGGGATTGTGGGAACCTTTCG AAAAAGACATTGCCAGTTTAAATGTGGAAATCATTCCATGCACAAAGGTTTCAATGGACATTTTTGACCCCTTATACAATAGTGGAATATTACACCCTAATGGTCATATTGTAAAATGTTTCCATGAACACTACACCAACTTTGATGAGTTGAAAAAA ATGCTTCTTATAGAGGATTCTGAAAATTATGGAATAATCAGCCTGGAAAATCGTGTGGAATTTCTGTTCAGACTCTTCAAGCACATCTGCTTAGGTGGTGAGCTTTGCCAGCATGAGGATGTCATCAGTCCTTACATTGAGACAACGAGGTTAATATACAAAGATCTAATTAG TGTTCGGAAAGATCCGGATACTAAAGAAATCACCGTCGTTTCAACTGTGTTGAAAGTAACTGCCTGT GATCATTTTGGCTTGTGCTACCCTTCAAGAAGTGGAGAAGAGCAGAATTTTGCCTATTTAATTGTCGACCCTCTGAAGCGGCACGTGCACGTTCTGTACCATTCATTTGGAGTTGGGCTTTTTAATACCTGA